From the Mycobacterium sp. 155 genome, the window CTGCGGCGGATACACACCGTCGATGGCGAAGGCTGTCATCTCATTCCTTTCGCGGGGCACTATCTCCGGTACCCGCGCAGGACAGGGCACAAACCCGGAAGTCTCAGATTGCCCTTCCGGTAACAGGTTTGGTCGCAGTTCTCACGATGGGACCGCGGAGCCGGGTTTGACGACGAGAGCATCGGGAATACGGGGCGGACACGCAACGGTGCGTGTAGTGACTAATCCACTCCAGTAGCGGAAAGGTAAGTATGACCGAGAAGAACTCAGGTCCCAAGGAAGCAGTCAAAGGCGTCGTGGAAGACGCCAAGGGCAAGGCAAAGGAAGCCATCGGCACGGTAACCGGGCGCGAAGACCTGGTTCGTGAGGGTAAGGCCCAGCAGGACAAGGCCGATGCTCAACAGGATGCCGCCAAGAAAGAGGCAGAGGCCGAGGCCGCACGCGCAGGCGCCAAAGCAGCCGAAGCGCGTGAACGGGCCCATCAGCGACCCTAAATGCGACGATGGCCCAGCCGGCTACCGGCTGGGCCATCGCCTTTGGAGCAAGCCACAATTGACGCCAGACAGCGGTTATCCCAGCCTGGTCGGCATCGATACGGCCACGTCAGAAGCGTCCGCGCACGTGTCGCCGAGGGGACTTCCCCACAGCACAGCGGGTTAAACCTCTCGAACCTCGTCAACTGTCGGTGCCGCCGTCTAGCGTTCGTTGCGTGACACGGCTGAGTTTCAAGCTCTATCTGACAGTAGGCGCGGCTTGCGGCGCCGCACTGCACCTATATGGCAGCAGCGCGGCGGTCAGTCTCGGAGCCGGAGTATGTGTGGCGGTCGCACTCCTGATAGCGCCCCGCTTCCTGCTCGGGACCCTGGCCGGAATCACTACCCCCGGTTCGCACGAGGACAAGACTACGGAGATGACTGGACTGGAGTTCGAGGACTACGTGGCGCGCATCGCCCGGTCCTGCGGTGTTCCGGTCATCATGACACCCCTCAGCGGGGACTGGGGTGTAGACCTGATCGTCGGGCGCCGGCCCAATCGGCTTGCCGTTCAATGCAAGCGGCAATCCCGCCCAGTCGGCGCGGGCGCCGTCCAGGAAGTGGTCGCCGGCGCACCGATGCAGGACTGCGCCAAGACCATGGTGGTAACCAACCACGAGTTCACGCCTGCCGCACGCAAACTCGCCGAGTTACACGGCTGCGAGCTTGTCGGGGGCGCGGATCTCCCCCGGTTGAAGTCAGTGATCCGGCGGGCCGTCGCGCAATAGCCTTCCGGTATCAGTCGATGAGTTCCTCGCAATACACCTAACGAATCGCGGCGCGCACGGCGTCAACGGCAGCGTCGATTTCACTACGAGATACCGTCAACGCCGGCCGGAACCGGACGCTGTGAGTACCGCTGGGCAGCATGACGACGTGCTGATCCCACAGTCGACGGATCAGCGCATCACGCTCGGCGGGAGTCGGCAAGCTGAAAGCACACATCAGTCCACGCCCCCGGGGATCGAGCACCAGCCCCGGGAATTCATGTGCCAGCTGCTGCAACCTGGCTAGCAGGTACCGACCGGTCGACGCCGCATTGTCCAGCAACTTGTCGCCCTCGAGGACTTCCAGGATGCGCCGCGACCGGACCATGTCGACCAAGTTGCCGCCCCACGTGGAGTTGATCCGGGAGCTGACGGTGAACACGTTGTCGGCAACCTCATCGATCCTCGTTATATATTGCTCCTCGCGTGCGCCGGTTATATATTGCTCCTCGCGTGCGCCGGTTATATACCGCTCCTCGCGTGCGAGGCCACCCGCCATGACGCCACACACCTGCGTCTTTTTGCCAAATGCCACCACATCGGGCGTCACGCCCAATTGCTGGTAGGCCCAGGCAGTTCCGGTGATACCGCACCCGGTCTGCACTTCGTCGAAGACCAGCAGCGCGTCGAACTCGTCGCACAGGTCCCGCATCGCGGCGAAGAACTGCGGCCGGAAGTGCCGGTCACCGCCCTCGCCCTGGATCGGCTCGGCCAGGAAACAGGCGATATCGTGCGGATCGGCCTCGAAAGCCGCCCTGGCCTGACGCAACGATTCGGCTTCCAACTCGGCCATGTCGGCACCCGGCCTGATATAGGGAGCGTCGATACGCGGCCAGTCGAACTTCGGGAAGCGAGCCACCTTGTTGGGGTCGGTGTTGGTCAGCGACAGTGTGTAACCGCTGCGGCCGTGGAAGGCCCCACGCAGATGTAAGACCTTGGTACCCAAGGCCGGATCGATCCCCCGTGCTTCGTTGTGCCGGCTCTTCCAGTCGAACGCCACCTTGAGGGCGTTCTCGACGGCAAGTGCGCCGCCGTCGACGAAGAACAGATGCGGCAATGCGGGATCACCGAGAACTCTGCGGAACGTGTCGATGAAGCGTGCCATCGGGACGCTGTAGATGTCGGAGTTGCTCGGCTTGTTCATCGCGGCTTGCAGCAGCTCCGCACGGAACGTCGGATCGTCGGCCAGAGCCGGATGGTTCATCCCCAGCGCCGACGACGCGAAGAACGTGAACATGTCCAGATACCGCTCACCGGTGGCGGCGTCCACCAGATACGAGCCTGCCGAACGGTCCAGGTCGAGCACAAAGTCGTAGCCGTCAGTCAGGATGCTGCGAGCCAGCACCTCGCGCACGCGGCCGGGAGTGATGGGTGTCAACACAGCGGTCATGACACCAGCTTATCGTGATTTTTACGTCTATGCTTATTGCAAACCGTAATAGTTATGGAATGAAGTTCCTTCCGGTGTAAAATGTC encodes:
- a CDS encoding CsbD family protein, which produces MTEKNSGPKEAVKGVVEDAKGKAKEAIGTVTGREDLVREGKAQQDKADAQQDAAKKEAEAEAARAGAKAAEARERAHQRP
- the lat gene encoding L-lysine 6-transaminase, encoding MTAVLTPITPGRVREVLARSILTDGYDFVLDLDRSAGSYLVDAATGERYLDMFTFFASSALGMNHPALADDPTFRAELLQAAMNKPSNSDIYSVPMARFIDTFRRVLGDPALPHLFFVDGGALAVENALKVAFDWKSRHNEARGIDPALGTKVLHLRGAFHGRSGYTLSLTNTDPNKVARFPKFDWPRIDAPYIRPGADMAELEAESLRQARAAFEADPHDIACFLAEPIQGEGGDRHFRPQFFAAMRDLCDEFDALLVFDEVQTGCGITGTAWAYQQLGVTPDVVAFGKKTQVCGVMAGGLAREERYITGAREEQYITGAREEQYITRIDEVADNVFTVSSRINSTWGGNLVDMVRSRRILEVLEGDKLLDNAASTGRYLLARLQQLAHEFPGLVLDPRGRGLMCAFSLPTPAERDALIRRLWDQHVVMLPSGTHSVRFRPALTVSRSEIDAAVDAVRAAIR
- a CDS encoding restriction endonuclease; protein product: MTRLSFKLYLTVGAACGAALHLYGSSAAVSLGAGVCVAVALLIAPRFLLGTLAGITTPGSHEDKTTEMTGLEFEDYVARIARSCGVPVIMTPLSGDWGVDLIVGRRPNRLAVQCKRQSRPVGAGAVQEVVAGAPMQDCAKTMVVTNHEFTPAARKLAELHGCELVGGADLPRLKSVIRRAVAQ